Within the Streptomyces sp. NBC_00353 genome, the region CCGAGTTCGCCGCGAAGACGCCGTACTTCTACTCCTCGTACGACGAGGAGAGCGAGGTCGCGACCCGCACCAAGCCCGCGGTGATCATCCTCGGCTCGGGCCCCAACCGCATCGGCCAGGGCATCGAGTTCGACTACTCCTGCGTCCACGCCTCCTTCGCGCTGAGCGACGCCGGCTACGAGACCGTGATGGTCAACTGCAACCCGGAGACGGTCTCCACCGACTACGACACCTCCGACCGCCTGTACTTCGAGCCGCTGACCCTCGAGGACGTGCTGGAGATCGTGCACGCCGAGTCCCTCGCGGGCCCGATCGCCGGTGTCATCGTCCAGCTCGGCGGCCAGACCCCGCTGGGCCTGTCGCAGGCGCTCAAGGACAACGGTGTGCCGGTCGTCGGCACCTCGCCGGAGGCGATCCACGCCGCCGAGGACCGCGGCGCCTTCGGCCGCGTCCTGGCCGAGGCCGGACTCCCGGCCCCCAAGCACGGCACCGCCACCACCTTCTCCGAGGCCAAGGCCATCGCCGACGAGATCGGCTACCCGGTCCTCGTACGTCCGTCGTACGTGCTCGGCGGCCGCGGCATGGAGATCGTGTACGACGAGACGCGGCTGTCCTCGTACATCGCCGAGTCCACCGAGATCAGCCCCACCCGGCCGGTCCTGGTGGACCGCTTCCTCGACGACGCCATCGAGATCGACGTCGACGCGCTCTACGACGGCACCGAGCTCTACCTCGGCGGCGTCATGGAGCACATCGAGGAGGCCGGCATCCACTCCGGCGACTCCGCCTGCGCGCTGCCCCCGATCACCCTCGGCGGCTACGACATCAAGCGGCTTCGGGCCTCCACCGAGGGCATCGCCAAGGGCGTCGGGGTCCGCGGACTGATCAACATCCAGTTCGCGCTCTCCGGCGACATCCTGTACGTCCTGGAGGCCAACCCGCGCGCCTCGCGCACCGTCCCCTTCACCTCGAAGGCGACCGCGGTCCCGCTCGCCAAGGCCGCCGCCCGCATCTCGCTGGGCGCGACCATCGCCGAGCTGCGCGAGGAGGGGCTGCTGCCGAAGAACGGCGACGGCGGTACCCTGCCGCTCGACGCGCCGATCTCCGTCAAGGAGGCGGTCATGCCGTGGTCGCGGTTCCGCGACATCCACGGCCGCGGCGTCGACACCGTCCTCGGCCCGGAGATGCGCTCCACCGGTGAGGTCATGGGCATCGACTCGGTCTTCGGCACGGCGTACGCCAAGTCGCAGGCCGGCGCGTACGGCCCGCTGCCCACCAAGGGCCGCGCGTTCATCTCCGTCGCCAACCGCGACAAGCGCTCGATGATCTTCCCGGCGCGCGAGCTGGTCGCCCACGGCTTCGAGCTGCTGGCCACCTCCGGCACCGCCGAGGTGCTCAAGCGCAACGGCATCCACGCCACGGTCGTGCGCAAGCAGTCCGAGGGCGTCGGACCGCAGGGCGAGAGGACCATCGTCCAGCTCATCCACGACGGCGAGGTCGACCTGATCGTCAACACGCCGTACGGAACGGGCGGCCGGCTCGACGGCTACGAGATCCGTACCGCGGCCGTCGCCCGGTCCGTGCCGTGCCTCACGACGGTCCAGGCGCTCGCTGCCGCCGTCCAGGGCATCGACGCACTCAACCACGGAGACGTCGGCGTACGTTCCCTGCAGGAACACGCGGAACATCTGACCGCGGCGCGCGACTAGCAGGCCCAGCAGGGGGACACCGGAAACGGTGTCCCCCTCTCTGTGAGGACACCGAGGACACCCCGATGTACAAGTTCTTCTTCCAGCTGGTCTTCAAGCGGATGGACCCGGAGCAGGCCCACCACCTGGCCTTCCGGTGGATCCGCCTCGCGGCCCGCATCCCCGTGCTGCGTACGTTCGTCGCAGCGGCGCTCGCCCCCCGCTACAAGGAGCTGCGCACCGAGGCCCTCGGCCTGCGCATGCACGGCCCGTTCGGCCTCGCCGCGGGCTTCGACAAGAACGCCGTCGCGATCGACGGCATGTCGATGCTCGGCTTCGACCACATCGAGATCGGTACGGTCACCGGCGAGCCGCAGCCCGGCAACCCCAAGAAGCGGCTCTTCCGCCTCGTGGCGGACCGCGCGCTGATCAACCGCATGGGATTCAACAACGAGGGCTCCGCGGCCGTGGCCGAGCGCCTGGCCACCCGCAGCCCGGTCTTCCGGACCACGGTCGGCGTCAACATCGGCAAGACCAAGGTCGTGCCGGAGGCAGAAGCCGTCGGCGACTACGTGAAGTCGACCGAACGGCTCGCCCGTCACGCCGACTACCTCGTCGTCAACGTCTCCTCGCCCAACACGCCCGGCCTGCGCAACCTCCAGGCCACCGAGGCCCTGCGCCCGCTGCTCACCGCCGTGCGCGAGGCGGCCGACCGGATCGTCACCGACCGCCGGGTCCCGCTCCTCGTCAAGATCGCCCCAGATCTCGCGGACGAGGACGTCGACGAGGTCGCCGATCTCGCGGTCGAGCTGGGCCTGGACGGCATCATCGCCACCAACACCACCATCGCCCGCGACGGCCTCGGGCTGAAGTCCTCTCCGTCGCTGGTCGAGGAGACCGGCGGACTCTCCGGAGCGCCCCTCAAGGCGCGCTCCCTGGAGGTCCTGCAGCGGCTCTACGCTCGCGTGGGCGACGAGATCACCCTCGTGGGCGTCGGCGGCATCGAGACCGCCGAGGACGCCTGGCAGCGCATCCTCGCCGGCGCCACCCTCGTCCAGGGCTACAGCGCCTTCATCTACGAGGGGCCGTTCTACGCCCGCGCGATCCACAAGGGCCTCGCCGTGCGCCTCGCCGCCTCCCCGTACGCCACCCTCGCCGAGGCCGTCGGCGCCGAGACCCGGAAGGTCATGAAGTGACCCCTGAACCCTTCGGCGCGCGACTGCGCCGCGCCATGGACACCCGCGGGCCGCTCTGCGTCGGCATCGACCCGCACGCCTCGCTGCTCACCGCCTGGGGCCTGAACGACGACATCGCGGGCCTGGAGCGGTTCACCCGTACGGTCGTCGAGGCGCTGGCCGACCGGGTCGCCGTCCTCAAGCCGCAGTCCGCGTTCTTCGAGCGGTTCGGATCGCGCGGCATCGCCGTCCTGGAGAAGGCCGTCGAGGAGTCGCGGGCGGCCGGGGCGCTCGTCCTGATGGACGCCAAGCGCGGCGACATCGGCTCCACCATGGGCGCCTACGCGGCGACCTACCTGGACGAGGGCTCGCCGCTCTTCTCCGACGCGCTCACCGTCTCGCCGTACCTGGGCTTCGGTTCGCTGCGACCGGCGCTCGACGCGGCCGTCCTCTCCGGTTCGGGCGTCTTCGTCCTCGGCCTCACCTCCAACCCGGAGGGCGCCGAGGTGCAGCGCGCCACCGCCGCCGACGGCCGGTCGCTGGCCCAGCTGATGCTCGACCACGTGGCCGCCGAGAACGAGGGCGCCACGCCGCTCGGCTCGGTCGGTGCAGTGATCGGCGCCACACTCGGCGACGCGGGGGTGAACCTGGCGGTCAACGGACCGCTGCTGGCCCCCGGCATCGGTGCGCAGGGCGCCACCCCCGCCGATCTCCCGGGTGTCTTCGGCGCCGCGGTGGGCAATGTGCTGCCGAGCGTGAGCCGGGGCGTGCTGCGCCACGGACCCGACGCGTCCGGGCTGCGCGAAGCCGCCGATCGGCTCACGGACGAGGTCCGCGAGGCCGTCCCGGCAAGCTGACGATGCCACGTAACAGCGTGTTGGCGGAATCCTGACCAAAAATCTCGGTAGTTATGCCTGAAATGTCCTGGTCGGCCAAGGCTGACCAGGACTTTTCGTCTGTTCTCGCTGACTCGGGCGGCCTTGGCCGCTAGTCTCCGTCGAGAGCCAACGTGCACAGGTTGTTCGTTGCTCACCAGGTGTGGGGCGATTAAGTTCCTCACCGGTCCGTATCCGACAGATCGACATCCGAGGTGACGTAGGCGTGGCTCTTCCGCCCCTTACCCCTGAACAGCGCGCAGCCGCGCTCGAAAAGGCCGCCGCGGCTCGCCGGGAGCGGGCCGAGGTCAAGAATCGACTCAAGCACTCCGGCGCTTCCCTCCACGAGGTCATCAAGCAGGGCCAGGAGAACGACGTCATCGGCAAGATGAAGGTCTCCGCCCTTCTCGAGTCCCTGCCCGGCGTGGGCAAGGTCCGCGCCAAGCAGATCATGGAGCGGCTCGGGATCTCCGAGAGCCGCCGGGTCCGGGGCCTCGGCTCCAACCAGATTGCTTCCCTGGAGCGAGAGTTCGGCGGCTCTCCCGTCTGACGTTCTCAGGCACCCCTGAGAACGGGGATAATCGCTCCATGGCTGCAACATCCCGGGGGACGTCCCCCGTACCCCCGGACGTACGTCCGCGGCTGACCGTGCTCTCCGGCCCCTCCGGGGTCGGCAAGAGCACGGTCGTCGCTCATATGCGCAAGGTCCACCCAGAGGTCTGGCTCTCGGTGTCGGCGACGACCCGGCGGCCGCGCCCCGGCGAGCGCAACGGCGTCCACTACTTTTTCGTGGACAACGACGAGTTCGACAAGCTGATCGCCAACGGTGAGCTGCTCGAGTGGGCCGAGTTCGCCGGCAACCGCTACGGCACACCGCGCCGGGCCGTGCTCGAACGCCTGGAGGCGGGCGAACCGGTCCTCCTGGAGATCGATCTCCAGGGGGCGCGACTGGTACGTCAGTCGATGCCCGACGCGCGGCTGGTCTTCCTCGCCCCGCCCGGCTGGGACGAGCTGGTGCGCCGGCTCACCGGCCGCGGGACCGAGTCGCCGGACGTCATCGAGCGACGGCTCGCCGCCGCGAAGGTCGAACTCGCTGCCGAATCCGAGTTCGATACGACGCTGGTCAACACCTCCGTCGAGGACGTGGCACGCGAGCTGCTAGCCTTGATGTTGCAGACTTCCGCCCGCCGTGAGAGCAGCGACTGACGCAGCCGACCCGGATCGCCACCCCGGCGGAACCCGCACTGTCAAAGATCTCTTTGATTTTTACCCCCTTCGGAAGGCAGAG harbors:
- a CDS encoding integration host factor; translation: MALPPLTPEQRAAALEKAAAARRERAEVKNRLKHSGASLHEVIKQGQENDVIGKMKVSALLESLPGVGKVRAKQIMERLGISESRRVRGLGSNQIASLEREFGGSPV
- a CDS encoding quinone-dependent dihydroorotate dehydrogenase, giving the protein MYKFFFQLVFKRMDPEQAHHLAFRWIRLAARIPVLRTFVAAALAPRYKELRTEALGLRMHGPFGLAAGFDKNAVAIDGMSMLGFDHIEIGTVTGEPQPGNPKKRLFRLVADRALINRMGFNNEGSAAVAERLATRSPVFRTTVGVNIGKTKVVPEAEAVGDYVKSTERLARHADYLVVNVSSPNTPGLRNLQATEALRPLLTAVREAADRIVTDRRVPLLVKIAPDLADEDVDEVADLAVELGLDGIIATNTTIARDGLGLKSSPSLVEETGGLSGAPLKARSLEVLQRLYARVGDEITLVGVGGIETAEDAWQRILAGATLVQGYSAFIYEGPFYARAIHKGLAVRLAASPYATLAEAVGAETRKVMK
- the carB gene encoding carbamoyl-phosphate synthase large subunit produces the protein MPKRSDIQSVLVIGSGPIVIGQAAEFDYSGTQACRVLKAEGLRVILVNSNPATIMTDPEIADATYVEPITPEFVEKIIAKERPDALLPTLGGQTALNTAISMHEKGVLEKYGVELIGANVEAINKGEDRDLFKGVVEAVNAKIGHGESARSVICHSMDDVLGGVETLGGYPVVVRPSFTMGGAGSGFAHDEEELRRIAGQGLTLSPTTEVLLEESILGWKEYELELMRDKHDNVVVVCSIENFDPMGVHTGDSITVAPAMTLTDREYQRLRDIGIAIIREVGVDTGGCNIQFAIDPADGRVIVIEMNPRVSRSSALASKATGFPIAKIAAKLAVGYTLDEIPNDITEKTPASFEPTLDYVVVKAPRFAFEKFPSADSTLTTTMKSVGEAMAIGRNFTEALQKALRSLEKKGSQFTFIGETGDKAELLAEAVRPTDGRINTVMQAIRAGATQEEVFDATKIDPWFVDQLFLIKEIADELAAADKLDPELLAEAKRHGFSDAQIAEIRDLREDVVREVRHALGIRPVYKTVDTCAAEFAAKTPYFYSSYDEESEVATRTKPAVIILGSGPNRIGQGIEFDYSCVHASFALSDAGYETVMVNCNPETVSTDYDTSDRLYFEPLTLEDVLEIVHAESLAGPIAGVIVQLGGQTPLGLSQALKDNGVPVVGTSPEAIHAAEDRGAFGRVLAEAGLPAPKHGTATTFSEAKAIADEIGYPVLVRPSYVLGGRGMEIVYDETRLSSYIAESTEISPTRPVLVDRFLDDAIEIDVDALYDGTELYLGGVMEHIEEAGIHSGDSACALPPITLGGYDIKRLRASTEGIAKGVGVRGLINIQFALSGDILYVLEANPRASRTVPFTSKATAVPLAKAAARISLGATIAELREEGLLPKNGDGGTLPLDAPISVKEAVMPWSRFRDIHGRGVDTVLGPEMRSTGEVMGIDSVFGTAYAKSQAGAYGPLPTKGRAFISVANRDKRSMIFPARELVAHGFELLATSGTAEVLKRNGIHATVVRKQSEGVGPQGERTIVQLIHDGEVDLIVNTPYGTGGRLDGYEIRTAAVARSVPCLTTVQALAAAVQGIDALNHGDVGVRSLQEHAEHLTAARD
- the gmk gene encoding guanylate kinase translates to MAATSRGTSPVPPDVRPRLTVLSGPSGVGKSTVVAHMRKVHPEVWLSVSATTRRPRPGERNGVHYFFVDNDEFDKLIANGELLEWAEFAGNRYGTPRRAVLERLEAGEPVLLEIDLQGARLVRQSMPDARLVFLAPPGWDELVRRLTGRGTESPDVIERRLAAAKVELAAESEFDTTLVNTSVEDVARELLALMLQTSARRESSD
- the pyrF gene encoding orotidine-5'-phosphate decarboxylase; this encodes MTPEPFGARLRRAMDTRGPLCVGIDPHASLLTAWGLNDDIAGLERFTRTVVEALADRVAVLKPQSAFFERFGSRGIAVLEKAVEESRAAGALVLMDAKRGDIGSTMGAYAATYLDEGSPLFSDALTVSPYLGFGSLRPALDAAVLSGSGVFVLGLTSNPEGAEVQRATAADGRSLAQLMLDHVAAENEGATPLGSVGAVIGATLGDAGVNLAVNGPLLAPGIGAQGATPADLPGVFGAAVGNVLPSVSRGVLRHGPDASGLREAADRLTDEVREAVPAS